The region AGCGCATGTTTGTGTTTGACGAAAGCACAGGCCGCCTGAGCTCGCTGATGGGTCGCAGTGGTGATGCGCATGCCGCGCCGCCTGCGCCCATCATGCCCAATTTGCCGCCTCTGCCGCCGGCTTTGGTGGAGGCCGCGCAGCGCCCCGCCGAAGACACCCGCTTGTTGCCGGCGCACGACCCGGAAATGCGCGAGATTTTCCTGGAAGAAGCCGCCGAAGTGCTGGGCAATGCCCGCGAGGCCTTGGCGGGCTTGCGCGCGGATTCGGAAAGCACGCCGCAGCTGACGGTGATGCGCCGCGCCTTCCACACCCTCAAGGGCAGCTCGCGCATGGTCGGGCTGGAGCAATTCGGCGAAGGCGCCTGGAGCTGCGAGCAGTTGTTCAATGCCCGCTTGGCCGAGGCCACGCCCAAGGCGGATGCCGCCTTGCTCGAATTCAGCGAAGAAGCCTTGGATTACCTGGGCCGCTGGTGCGAACAGATTGCCTCGGCTCAAACACCGACGCTGACGCCCGAGCCGCTGCGCGAGAAGGCAGATGCCTTGCGACTGCGTCCCCTGGCGGCAGTTCCAGCGGCAGCGCCCGCACCGGCACCCGTTCCCGTACCTGCGCCTGAAGTTCATGTGGCTGAAGTGCAAGCGGAACCTGCCGCTGCCGCTGCGCCGGAACTGGCACCGGCCGAGTCTGTGCAAGAACCTGAGCTGACAGTCGAAGCAGTGCCAGCGTCCGAAGCCCAGCCCGAGCCTATGCCCGAGCTGAGTTTTGTCACGCTGCCGGAGGTCGAAGCGCTGCCGGTGACTGTCTCGTATGAGCCGGCTGTGGCTGCTGCTGCCGCACCGGAATTGGCCGGCTTTGAACCCACGACCTTCAACGAGTTTGCGCCCACCGAGGTGTCCGAGTTGCTGGACCTGCCGGCGCAGCCCGCTGCTGCGGTAGAAGCGTCACAACCTGAAGAGTTTGTGCTGCCCGAGATCGAGTCCATTGATGGCCTTGATGACGCCAGCCTGCCTGCGGCTGAGCCTGATTTGGCCAGTGACGAGCAGCAGCCCCCAAGCCACACCGAAGGCGAAGTGGCGAGCGAAAACGATAGTGACAGCGACAGTGATTTGCCGGCCTTGCCTGCGGACGTTGTCGCCGCAGTCGAGCCGCAGACGCCAGAGCAAGACTTGCCCTTTGTGCTGGAGTTCAACAGCCTGCGGGCTGATTTGCCAGCCGCGAGCACCGAAGAATTTGAGCTGCCCGAGTTCGAGCTCAAGCTCGACCTGGGTGAAGAAGCGGCTCTGCCGGTGGCCGAAGCCGGCGCACTGAATGACGATGAGTTGATCGCCGCCCTGGCGCAGATTCACCGTGAAGCTGTGCCCGAATACGCGGCTCCACTGGCCGACACCGAGTTGCTGCTGCCGCCTGACTTGGCGGACGCCGAGCCAGCCGAAGCCCAAGTGGAAACGGAAACGGAAACGGAAACGCCTGAGCTGGTCGCAGAGGGGGTTGAATCTGTTGGGCCCGCCGAAGCTGTTGAGCTCATTGAGCCCGCCGAGCCCCTCGAGTTGCCCCAACACCAAGCACCGACGCTGGAATTGGTTCGCAGCCCGGCCCGCGACGCGCAGGACGAAGACGCCGAGCAAGCCGCGGCTGAGCAGGCGGAAGACGATAGCGTCAAGGTCATCGGCCCGATCCGGGTCAGCATCACGCTGTTCAATATCTTCCTCAACGAGGCCGATGAGTTGTCGCGCCGCCTGGGCACCAGCCTAGCCGAATGGGCGCTGGAGCTGAATGGCCCGGTGCCCGCCAATTGCGAGCCACTGGCGCATGCGCTGGCCGGCAATGCGGCGGCCGTGCAGTTTGAAGATCTGTCGATCCTGGCCCGCGCGCTGGAACACGCCCTGGGCCGTGCCCAACGCACGCGTCGCTATAGCGAGGCCGAGGCGCAGATGTTTGTGCAGGCGGCCGACGAAATTCGCCATCTGCTGCATCAGTTCGCTGCCGGCTTCCTCAAGCCGCTGGATCCCGCCACCTTGGCCGCCTTGCAGGCTTATCAGCCGGAGCATGACGCGGACTTCGAGTCCGAGCTGGATTCGCTGTCCATGGGCCTGGATGCCTTGATCAAGGAGAAGGGCGATCAGGCGGCTGAGCCGGATATGGCTGCGTTTGCCGATGTGGCCGATGACGCTGTTGAGGTTGAGGAACAAGCCGAGCCATCGCTGGCGACTGCTGAAGCTGCCATCGATCCGCTGCTGCTGACACCAGCTGCCCATGAGGACGAAGTCGAGCCCGGTTTGCCCGATGCCATCGAGCCCGAGCTGTTTGATATCTTTGACGAAGAAGCGCAGGAATTGCTGGGTCAGCTGCACGGTGCCTTGCGCGCTTGGCTGCAAGCGCCGCAAGACCGCAGCCAAGGGGCGGCCTGCATGCGCGCCCTGCACACCTTCAAGGGCGGTGCCCGCCTGAGTGGCGCCATGCGCTTGGGTGAGCAAGCCCACCGCTTGGAAACCGAGGTCGAGCGCGTTCTGCATCAGCACGCTGACGGCGGCGCGCCTAGCCAGGCTGAGCTGCTGAGCTTGCAGGCCGGCGGCGACGCCCTGGCTGCCAGCATGGATGCCTTGCGCGCCGGCCATTTGGCGGTACCGGCGGTACCGGTGGCACCGGCGGCGCCAGCGGAGGCGGCGCCCACGGCCTTTGCGGCCACTACGGTGCAGCCGCTGGCGGCTGAGCAGGTGGCAGCCTTTGTTCCTGCTGTTGCCGAGACGGTCGAGGCGCTTGCGCCCACCGAGCTCACCGGCCTTGAGCCGACCGCCGTGGCGGCAGAACCAGCCGCGCCGGTTGAGCGCATCGACTGGTCGCGCTTTGTCGAAAACCCGCTGGACGAGAACGCCGGCGAGCTGGGTCCCATCGGCCCGCAAGCCATGGTGCGTGTGCGCGGCAGCTTGCTCGAGCGCATGGCAGCCCAGGCCGGCGAGGTGAGTATTCGCCGCACCCGCTTGGAGTCTGAGCTGGCGCAGATGAAGTCGGCCTTGCTGGATTTGGACGACAACTTGGAGCGTTTGCGCGCCCAGATGCGTGAGTTGGAATTGCAAGCCGAGGCCCAGATGGGTTCGCAGCAAGATCAGCTCAGCCGCGCGTCCGAGCATTTCGACCCGCTGGAATTCGACCGTTACACCCGCTTCCAGGAACTGACCAAGATGCTCACCGAATCGGTGGGTGACGTGGCCACCGTGCAGCGCTCTTTGCAGCGCAATGTGCAGCTCGGTGAAGACGAGTTGGCAGCGCAATCGCGTCTGACACGTGAGTTGCAGGACGATTTGCTGCGCACTCGCATGGTGGAGTTCGACAGCTTGTCCGAGCGTATGCACCGGGTGGTGCGCCAAGCAGCGCGTGATACCGGCAAGCAGGCGCAGCTCAACATCGTCGGCGGCCAGACCGAGTTGGACCGCAGCGTGCTGGAGCGCATGGCCGGTGCTTTCGAGCATTTGCTGCGCAATAGCGTGGGCCACGGCATTGAAGCCAGCGAAGCCCGTGTGGCTGCAGGCAAAGATGCCACCGGCCAGCTGACCCTGACGCTGCAACAAGAAGGCAACGAAGTTCTGCTGAGCTTCAGTGACGACGGCGCCGGCCTGGATCTGCCCCGTATCCGCCAGCGTGGCGAGCAACTGGGTTTGATCAAGCCCGACGCGCCTGAGCTGAGCGTAGCCGAGCTGACCCAGCTGATCTTCACCCCCGGCTTCTCCACGGCCAGCCAAATCACCGAAACCTCGGGTCGCGGTGTGGGCATGGACGTGGTGCGCGCCGAAGTGGCGACGCTGGGCGGCAGCATCGACACCCATACCGAGCCGGGCCAGGGCAGCCGCTTCACGCTGCGCCTGCCCCTGACCACGGCCTTGACCCAGGTGGTGTTGCTGCGCTGTGGTGATCAAACGGTGGCAGTGCCGGCGGCGCTGATGGATTCGGTGCAGCGCCTGCCGCTGGACCAGCTGGAAGGCGCTTACGCCAGTGGCAAGCTGAACTTGGCTGGCCACACGCAGCCCTTCTTCTGGCTGGGCAGCTTGCTCGGCCAGGCCGGTCATGGCCAGGCTCACGGCAAGACGGCGTCCATCGTGCTGCTGCGCAATTCCCAGCAACGTCTGGCCTTGCATGTGGACGAGGTGATGGGCAACCAGGAAGTGGTGGTCAAAAACCTCGGCCCGCAACTCAACCGTGTGCCCGGACTGGCCGGCATCAGCTTGCTCGCTTCCGGCGATGTGGCGCTGATCTACAACCCGCATGCCCTGGCCACTTGCTACGGCGAACAGGCGCAACAGCGCTTGCGCGAACAGCAGGCCCAGCTGGCCAGCGGTGCGCCGGTGGAGCTGGTCGAGGAACCGCAAGAAGCGCTGGCGCCGCTGGTGCTGGTGGTGGACGACTCGCTGACCGTGCGCCGCGTCACCCAGCGCTTGCTGGAACGCGAGGGCTACCGGGTGCAGTTGGCCAAGGACGGTCTGGATGCGATGGAGTGCCTGGCCGCCGAGGAATTGCCGGCCCTGGTGCTCAGCGACATCGAGATGCCACGCATGGACGGCTTCGACTTGGTTCGCAATATGCGCGCTGATAGCCGCCTGAGCAGCTTGCCGGTGATCATGATCACTTCGCGCATTGCGCAAAAGCACAAGGACTACGCGGCAGAGTTGGGTGTTAGCCACTACCTCGGCAAACCCTATGACGAAGAACTTTTGTTACAACTAATCGCTGGTTACACTTCCGCTTCTGCGCTAGGAGAGACGGCGCCGCTGCAGCACTGAGTTCGTGCTGGCCGGCGGCCCGTGCCGGCCAGTACCGTTTGCCCTCGGGCAGCCGGCTTGGGGGTGCCAGGGGTCTAAGAACGCCGGCGCACAGGGGGAAACGCTGCTGAAGCCTCAACCATGAGGCAGGGAACACCATGTCCGAAGTCGTAGATCATCTGGCGGAAATGACGGGGTTTCGCGATCGCGATGT is a window of Paucibacter sp. KCTC 42545 DNA encoding:
- a CDS encoding hybrid sensor histidine kinase/response regulator, producing MSNTSQSRPQPEPRDMRDAQDSEFPADLSPLAWVQEELRRSLESVHKSLRRLLRDGDGRMTGYSALGADSQPLPALQAAAAQLHQVAGVLDLVGLPAGAIVLRAAEQAVADLAQHPANIELARVEVIERADFALLSLVSRMLGAGAPSAAISSLSLFPSYRDLQALNGAERVHPADLWQFEWQWRDLPVDGKVPVQALETVRPAFESTLLKQMREPHAVAARAYAAKLSDLCAGLVGGLQHAPKTKTLWQLAAAMFEAQSLGLLPLDSFVKRLGSRLLSQLRVVGLGDAGDLDAKQRLAQDLLFFCAQSGSLSSPAEAPRLAAVREAYGLANQPLGDYEDESLGRIDPAWVSQAKRRVSAAKESWGTVAEGETHRMPVLDEQFASLAESLHRLFPSGAVLGEMLQRAVVSTVRSAKAPPPALAMELATSLLYVEAALDEAVFDQPEQADRVKRLAARIAAVGRGEAPEPLEGWMEDLYRRVSDRQTLGSVVHELRSSLAEVERQADEYFRDPSQRERLIPVPGQLSSMRGVLTVLGLDQAALACVRMRDEVDRLANTEVDVERAAPRELFDRLANNLGALGFMIDMLGVQPALAKRMFVFDESTGRLSSLMGRSGDAHAAPPAPIMPNLPPLPPALVEAAQRPAEDTRLLPAHDPEMREIFLEEAAEVLGNAREALAGLRADSESTPQLTVMRRAFHTLKGSSRMVGLEQFGEGAWSCEQLFNARLAEATPKADAALLEFSEEALDYLGRWCEQIASAQTPTLTPEPLREKADALRLRPLAAVPAAAPAPAPVPVPAPEVHVAEVQAEPAAAAAPELAPAESVQEPELTVEAVPASEAQPEPMPELSFVTLPEVEALPVTVSYEPAVAAAAAPELAGFEPTTFNEFAPTEVSELLDLPAQPAAAVEASQPEEFVLPEIESIDGLDDASLPAAEPDLASDEQQPPSHTEGEVASENDSDSDSDLPALPADVVAAVEPQTPEQDLPFVLEFNSLRADLPAASTEEFELPEFELKLDLGEEAALPVAEAGALNDDELIAALAQIHREAVPEYAAPLADTELLLPPDLADAEPAEAQVETETETETPELVAEGVESVGPAEAVELIEPAEPLELPQHQAPTLELVRSPARDAQDEDAEQAAAEQAEDDSVKVIGPIRVSITLFNIFLNEADELSRRLGTSLAEWALELNGPVPANCEPLAHALAGNAAAVQFEDLSILARALEHALGRAQRTRRYSEAEAQMFVQAADEIRHLLHQFAAGFLKPLDPATLAALQAYQPEHDADFESELDSLSMGLDALIKEKGDQAAEPDMAAFADVADDAVEVEEQAEPSLATAEAAIDPLLLTPAAHEDEVEPGLPDAIEPELFDIFDEEAQELLGQLHGALRAWLQAPQDRSQGAACMRALHTFKGGARLSGAMRLGEQAHRLETEVERVLHQHADGGAPSQAELLSLQAGGDALAASMDALRAGHLAVPAVPVAPAAPAEAAPTAFAATTVQPLAAEQVAAFVPAVAETVEALAPTELTGLEPTAVAAEPAAPVERIDWSRFVENPLDENAGELGPIGPQAMVRVRGSLLERMAAQAGEVSIRRTRLESELAQMKSALLDLDDNLERLRAQMRELELQAEAQMGSQQDQLSRASEHFDPLEFDRYTRFQELTKMLTESVGDVATVQRSLQRNVQLGEDELAAQSRLTRELQDDLLRTRMVEFDSLSERMHRVVRQAARDTGKQAQLNIVGGQTELDRSVLERMAGAFEHLLRNSVGHGIEASEARVAAGKDATGQLTLTLQQEGNEVLLSFSDDGAGLDLPRIRQRGEQLGLIKPDAPELSVAELTQLIFTPGFSTASQITETSGRGVGMDVVRAEVATLGGSIDTHTEPGQGSRFTLRLPLTTALTQVVLLRCGDQTVAVPAALMDSVQRLPLDQLEGAYASGKLNLAGHTQPFFWLGSLLGQAGHGQAHGKTASIVLLRNSQQRLALHVDEVMGNQEVVVKNLGPQLNRVPGLAGISLLASGDVALIYNPHALATCYGEQAQQRLREQQAQLASGAPVELVEEPQEALAPLVLVVDDSLTVRRVTQRLLEREGYRVQLAKDGLDAMECLAAEELPALVLSDIEMPRMDGFDLVRNMRADSRLSSLPVIMITSRIAQKHKDYAAELGVSHYLGKPYDEELLLQLIAGYTSASALGETAPLQH